A genomic stretch from Erigeron canadensis isolate Cc75 chromosome 9, C_canadensis_v1, whole genome shotgun sequence includes:
- the LOC122582062 gene encoding 50S ribosomal protein L19, chloroplastic-like — protein sequence MQSRIRLLTNLASKSFDSSRVLVSSPSHFSTKSYGSLRELPVSCNRTGITSVASAYKESRPSLLMGGQLVPRLISRGVTTLDDSLKSDQQEASAATEVPSRIKFKRLDKTARHIMQILDKEAVQEVRSQREIPDIRPGYIIQMRLETPENKRRVSTVKGIVIARRNAGLNSTIRIRRLVAGVGVESLLPLYSPNIKEIKILDKKKVRRAKLYYLRDKMNALRK from the exons ATGCAATCGCGAATTAGATTACTCACTAACCTCGCCTCTAAATCTTTTGATTCTTCTAGGGTTCTTGTTTCCTCTCCTTCTCATTTCTCG aCAAAAAGTTATGGTTCCTTGAGAGAATTACCGGTTTCATGCAATCGTACTGGAATAACCTCAGTAGCATCAGCCTACAAAGAGTCCAGGCCAAGCTTATTGATGGGGGGCCAACTGGTACCCCGTTTGATTAGTAGGGGAGTTACTACATTGGATGATTCACTCAAATCTGATCAACAAGAGGCTTCTGCTGCTACTGAGGTTCCATCTCGCATTAAATTCAAGAGGCTCGATAAAACTGCCAGACACATTATGCAG ATACTGGATAAAGAAGCAGTGCAGGAAGTCCGGTCACAAAGAGAGATACCTGATATAAGGCCAGGTTATATAATCCAGATGAGATTG GAAACACCTGAAAACAAAAGACGTGTGTCAACAGTAAAAGGAATAGTCATAGCGAGACGCAATGCAGGTCTAAATTCAACAATCAGAATAAGAAGACTTGTTGCAGGAGTTGGGGTTGAGTCGCTACTACCACT GTACTCACCAAACATCAAAGAGATAAAGATTTTGGACAAGAAGAAAGTGAGGAGGGCGAAGCTTTACTATCTCAGGGACAAGATGAACGCACTCCGGAAATAG